The following coding sequences lie in one uncultured Celeribacter sp. genomic window:
- a CDS encoding sulfotransferase: MSVIDHNTGAAAPLIIQIGFNRCGTLSFHRLMEDNGIPALHWQEPQGRNVAQVMVSNLAMGRKPFDGFDGIRAFSDIAFLNAQMMIDGARLFRVLHAAYPDAYFFFNTRDKSDWIASRAAHASGTFLKRFCKMSGLDEAGAKAAWSEVFDRHTAEVQSYFATADARFLHFDLDRDAPSKIADWLSPDFAVDASLWGHYNRKSPPRVLRADTDQEVLG; the protein is encoded by the coding sequence ATGAGCGTGATCGACCACAACACCGGTGCGGCGGCTCCATTGATCATCCAGATCGGGTTTAATCGCTGCGGCACGCTGAGCTTTCATCGTCTGATGGAAGACAATGGCATCCCGGCGCTGCATTGGCAGGAGCCGCAGGGGCGCAATGTCGCGCAGGTGATGGTGAGCAATCTGGCGATGGGACGCAAACCGTTTGACGGGTTTGACGGCATTCGCGCCTTTTCCGACATCGCCTTTCTCAACGCCCAGATGATGATCGACGGCGCGCGCCTGTTCCGGGTGCTGCATGCGGCCTACCCGGACGCCTATTTCTTTTTCAACACGCGGGATAAATCCGACTGGATCGCCTCGCGTGCGGCGCATGCCAGTGGCACCTTCCTCAAACGGTTCTGCAAAATGTCGGGCCTTGACGAGGCCGGTGCGAAAGCGGCTTGGTCCGAGGTGTTCGACCGTCACACAGCCGAGGTGCAAAGCTATTTCGCCACCGCCGATGCCCGGTTCCTGCACTTCGATCTGGACCGCGATGCGCCGTCGAAGATCGCCGACTGGTTGTCGCCCGATTTCGCGGTGGATGCGTCGCTTTGGGGCCATTACAACCGAAAATCCCCGCCGCGGGTGCTGCGGGCTGACACAGATCAGGAGGTGCTCGGATGA
- a CDS encoding succinate dehydrogenase — protein MIRLGFKTPLAGMMLLALTGCIESSALVEDTTRSAAKSVVKTVINDKFPGVNADVYVDCIMDNAEMDQLVSLAQAAVVGVDQSTVQIVTDIAREPETLSCLAHGTLGAPFG, from the coding sequence ATGATCCGCCTCGGCTTCAAAACACCCCTCGCCGGGATGATGCTTTTGGCTCTCACCGGCTGCATCGAGTCCTCCGCTTTGGTCGAGGACACCACGCGCTCGGCGGCCAAATCGGTGGTCAAAACCGTGATCAACGACAAGTTTCCCGGCGTGAACGCCGATGTCTATGTCGATTGCATCATGGACAATGCAGAGATGGATCAGCTTGTCTCGCTGGCTCAGGCGGCGGTGGTGGGCGTCGATCAAAGCACGGTGCAGATCGTGACCGACATCGCCCGCGAACCCGAAACCCTCAGCTGCCTCGCCCACGGGACTTTGGGCGCGCCGTTCGGATAG
- the creD gene encoding cell envelope integrity protein CreD, whose translation MRKSIGARFLIVGLLTLLMFIPLFFVSDIVQSRKTYSQSTLREVGREWGGDQVIAGPMLVIPVEETVDRTEREAVINPDTGEVVLDADGSPRQRQVTRKVTVSRDPIYVYPGRFDVDIDTQTQIRHRGIFSVPVYQAGIDMGFDFPWDQIEAQAVNDEVILWDRAELILSLSSNAALRGQAVLTVDGVEVPLEPIASADDAAGIMAALGDPRGKSDYALTLGANGAQSFQIAPVGRQTAVTIRSDWPHPSFRGAFLPDGSEISEEGFSATWTIPHLARTLPQMTRENYIQTLRYSMAFGVDFIEPNDFYQKSFRAANYSILFIALTFLTVLLVEKGAERPAHPVQYILIGLAQSIFVLLMVAYSEQIGFGPAYALSAGATIALLTFFGAVGLKLGRRTAVLGVMLLVLYGVLYLILRSADYALLAGASLSFVALAATMFFTRNEDWYGPEGSGLFARKRKDPAPKTTP comes from the coding sequence ATGCGCAAATCCATTGGCGCCCGTTTCCTGATCGTCGGTCTGCTGACGCTTTTGATGTTCATTCCCTTGTTCTTCGTCTCGGACATCGTGCAGAGCCGGAAGACCTATTCGCAAAGCACCCTGCGTGAGGTGGGCCGCGAATGGGGCGGGGACCAAGTCATTGCCGGCCCGATGCTTGTGATCCCGGTCGAGGAAACCGTGGACCGCACCGAACGCGAAGCGGTGATCAACCCCGACACGGGCGAGGTCGTTCTGGATGCCGATGGTAGCCCACGCCAACGCCAGGTGACGCGCAAGGTGACCGTGAGCCGCGATCCGATCTATGTCTATCCGGGGCGCTTCGATGTGGATATCGACACGCAAACGCAAATTCGCCATCGCGGCATTTTTTCGGTGCCGGTCTATCAGGCGGGGATCGACATGGGGTTCGATTTCCCGTGGGATCAGATCGAAGCCCAAGCTGTGAATGACGAGGTGATCCTCTGGGATCGCGCCGAGTTGATCCTGTCGCTGTCTTCCAACGCCGCGCTGCGCGGGCAGGCGGTGTTGACCGTCGATGGCGTCGAAGTGCCGCTTGAACCGATTGCTTCCGCTGACGATGCCGCGGGCATCATGGCGGCTCTGGGCGATCCGCGGGGCAAGAGCGACTATGCGCTGACGCTCGGCGCCAATGGCGCGCAATCCTTTCAGATCGCGCCGGTCGGCCGTCAGACGGCTGTGACCATCAGGTCCGACTGGCCGCACCCGAGTTTCCGGGGCGCCTTTCTGCCGGATGGTTCGGAGATTTCCGAAGAGGGCTTCTCCGCCACCTGGACCATCCCGCATCTGGCCCGCACCCTGCCGCAGATGACGCGCGAGAATTACATCCAGACCCTGCGCTATAGCATGGCTTTCGGTGTGGATTTCATCGAGCCGAATGATTTCTATCAAAAGTCCTTCCGCGCCGCGAATTATTCGATCCTTTTCATCGCGCTGACCTTTCTCACCGTGTTGTTGGTGGAAAAAGGCGCTGAGCGCCCGGCCCACCCGGTGCAATATATACTGATCGGTCTGGCGCAGTCGATTTTCGTCCTCTTGATGGTGGCCTATTCCGAACAGATCGGCTTTGGCCCGGCCTATGCGCTCTCAGCCGGGGCGACCATTGCGCTTTTGACCTTCTTTGGCGCTGTGGGGCTGAAACTCGGACGACGTACTGCGGTGCTGGGCGTCATGCTTTTGGTGCTTTACGGCGTGCTCTATCTGATCCTGCGCTCTGCGGATTATGCATTGCTTGCGGGGGCGTCCCTGTCCTTCGTGGCTCTGGCCGCGACCATGTTCTTTACCCGCAACGAGGATTGGTACGGGCCGGAGGGCAGCGGTTTGTTCGCCCGAAAACGCAAGGACCCTGCGCCCAAAACCACGCCGTAA
- a CDS encoding succinate dehydrogenase iron-sulfur subunit yields MVQFNLPKNSKIVTGKTWPKPEGATNVRKFQIYRWNPDDEKNPSVDTYFIDMDKCGPMVLDALIKIKNEIDPTLTFRRSCREGICGSCAMNIDGINTLACIYGLDEIKGDVRIFPLPHMPVVKDLIPDLTHFYAQHASIMPWLETKTNRPEKEWRQSIEDRKKLDGLYECVMCASCSTSCPSYWWNGDEYLGPAALLHAYRWIIDSRDEATGERLDYLEDSFKLYRCHTIMNCAKTCPKGLNPAAAIAHIKKMMLERTH; encoded by the coding sequence ATGGTTCAGTTTAACCTTCCCAAGAACTCCAAAATCGTGACGGGCAAGACCTGGCCGAAGCCCGAGGGCGCGACCAATGTCCGCAAATTCCAGATCTACCGCTGGAATCCCGATGACGAGAAAAACCCGTCGGTGGACACCTATTTCATCGACATGGACAAATGCGGTCCGATGGTTCTCGACGCGCTGATCAAGATCAAGAACGAGATCGACCCGACGCTGACCTTCCGCCGCTCCTGCCGTGAAGGCATCTGTGGCTCCTGCGCGATGAACATCGACGGGATCAACACGCTCGCCTGTATCTACGGTCTCGACGAGATCAAGGGCGATGTGCGCATCTTCCCGCTGCCGCACATGCCGGTGGTGAAAGACCTCATTCCCGATCTGACCCACTTCTATGCGCAGCACGCCTCGATCATGCCGTGGCTTGAGACCAAGACCAACCGTCCCGAAAAAGAATGGCGTCAGTCCATCGAGGATCGCAAGAAACTCGACGGTCTTTACGAATGCGTGATGTGTGCCTCCTGCTCGACCTCTTGCCCGAGCTACTGGTGGAATGGCGACGAATACCTTGGACCGGCAGCACTCCTGCACGCCTACCGCTGGATCATCGACTCGCGCGATGAGGCCACCGGCGAGCGTCTCGACTACCTCGAAGACAGCTTTAAACTCTATCGCTGCCACACCATCATGAATTGTGCGAAAACCTGCCCCAAGGGTCTGAACCCGGCGGCGGCGATTGCGCATATCAAGAAGATGATGCTCGAACGCACGCACTAA
- the deoD gene encoding purine-nucleoside phosphorylase, with the protein MPTPHIAAKPGEIAETVLMPGDPYRAKWAAETYLDDIKLVNEVRGMLGFTGTYKGHPVTIHGSGMGMPSISIYANELITEYGAKTLIRIGSCGAMQHHIKVRDVVIAMTATTMGTTPSAGFFKEINYAPCADYGLLEAAVAAARQKDTGVHVGNIYSSDIFYAERPDLDEVMIRHGILGVEMEAAELYTVAARHGVRALGVMTVSDHLLTHEALPSDQREKSFGDMVEIALEAAFA; encoded by the coding sequence ATGCCGACCCCCCATATTGCCGCAAAGCCCGGCGAGATTGCCGAAACCGTCCTGATGCCGGGCGATCCCTACCGCGCGAAATGGGCCGCCGAGACCTATCTCGACGACATCAAACTGGTAAACGAAGTGCGGGGCATGCTGGGCTTTACCGGCACCTATAAGGGCCATCCCGTGACCATCCACGGCTCCGGCATGGGCATGCCGTCGATCTCGATCTACGCCAATGAGCTGATCACCGAATATGGCGCCAAGACCCTCATCCGCATCGGCTCCTGTGGCGCGATGCAGCATCATATCAAGGTGCGTGACGTGGTGATCGCCATGACCGCCACCACGATGGGCACGACGCCGTCGGCCGGGTTCTTCAAGGAGATCAACTATGCGCCCTGCGCCGATTACGGCCTGTTGGAGGCCGCCGTCGCCGCCGCGCGTCAGAAAGACACCGGCGTCCATGTCGGCAACATCTATTCCTCGGACATCTTCTATGCCGAACGTCCTGATCTCGATGAGGTGATGATCCGCCATGGCATCCTCGGCGTCGAAATGGAAGCCGCCGAGCTTTACACCGTCGCGGCGCGGCATGGCGTGCGGGCACTGGGCGTGATGACCGTCTCCGATCACTTGCTGACGCATGAGGCGCTGCCCTCCGACCAGCGGGAAAAGAGTTTTGGCGACATGGTCGAGATCGCATTGGAGGCCGCTTTCGCATGA
- a CDS encoding aldo/keto reductase, translating to MSMPKRQLGANGPMVSAIGFGCMSFAGFFGAADDDTSLETLAAVEAAGIDFWDTANIYGMGRSEKIVGQYLKESGADVTLATKCGIVPGPQRSFNNEEDYIRSELEGSLKKLNRDKVELYYIHRRQQELPVETVAETMGKLIEEGLIDAWGLSEVAPSTIRRAHKVVPVTAVQNEYSLWTRQPELGVIQTCEELGIAFIPFSPVARGALGVADLDPAQFSDNDFRKVNPRFMGQNWLENLDYIHAFQTYAETKGVSTPALALAWVLHQGDHLIPIPGTRTKEHLADWAHAGEIGLSEDDLWEIEQILPAGWAAGDRYADQQILGVERYC from the coding sequence ATGAGCATGCCCAAACGCCAACTTGGCGCTAACGGACCGATGGTAAGCGCCATCGGCTTTGGCTGCATGAGCTTCGCCGGGTTCTTCGGCGCCGCCGATGACGACACCTCGCTTGAAACCCTCGCCGCCGTCGAGGCTGCGGGCATCGACTTTTGGGACACCGCGAACATCTACGGGATGGGGCGGTCTGAGAAGATCGTCGGCCAATACCTCAAGGAAAGCGGAGCCGATGTGACGCTGGCCACCAAGTGCGGCATCGTGCCGGGGCCACAGCGCAGCTTTAACAATGAGGAAGATTACATCCGCTCTGAGTTGGAAGGCTCCCTCAAGAAGCTGAATCGTGACAAGGTCGAGCTTTATTACATCCACCGTCGGCAACAGGAATTGCCGGTGGAGACCGTCGCCGAGACCATGGGCAAGCTCATTGAAGAAGGGCTGATCGACGCTTGGGGGCTGTCCGAAGTGGCGCCTTCGACCATCCGGCGTGCGCATAAGGTCGTGCCCGTGACGGCGGTGCAGAACGAATATTCGCTTTGGACCCGCCAGCCGGAGCTGGGCGTGATCCAGACCTGCGAGGAGTTAGGGATCGCTTTCATCCCCTTCTCGCCGGTGGCCCGTGGCGCGCTTGGCGTTGCCGATCTCGACCCCGCGCAGTTTTCCGACAATGATTTCCGCAAAGTGAACCCGCGTTTCATGGGGCAAAACTGGCTGGAAAACCTGGACTACATCCACGCGTTCCAGACCTATGCCGAGACCAAAGGCGTCTCCACCCCGGCGCTGGCGCTCGCTTGGGTGTTGCACCAAGGCGATCACCTGATCCCGATTCCCGGCACGCGCACCAAAGAACACCTTGCCGATTGGGCCCATGCGGGTGAGATCGGCCTGTCTGAGGACGATCTCTGGGAGATCGAACAGATTTTGCCAGCAGGTTGGGCGGCGGGGGATCGCTATGCCGATCAGCAAATCCTCGGCGTCGAACGCTATTGCTAA